From Cygnus atratus isolate AKBS03 ecotype Queensland, Australia chromosome 1, CAtr_DNAZoo_HiC_assembly, whole genome shotgun sequence, the proteins below share one genomic window:
- the LOC126913504 gene encoding olfactory receptor 2AT4, whose amino-acid sequence MEMTFWVKEPLKDPQSNMMRYQSPFPCILFVLADALTSPAMESCSSNASAKDFFLVGFPALQDFQTPLFFVFLLFYLLILVGNAIIITVVVVDRTLHKPMYFFLVNLSVLDVLFTTTTIPKMLAMFLANAKTISFRGCFLQMYSFHGLTVTEALILVVMAYDRYEAICNPLRYAARMTRRANAALAAGAWITALLIPVPVIVQTSRLAFREAARVRHCFCDHLAVVQAACSDFRADFQNFLGFSIAMTVSVVPLLLVTLSYVHIILSVLKISSKEGRAKAFSTCTSHLLVVGTYYSSIAVAYVSYRADIPVDVHVMSNVVFCILTPLLNPIIYTLRNKEVKSAVRKRIFPKTSSLSKKN is encoded by the coding sequence AACCTCTCAAAGATCCTCAGAGTAATATGATGCGTTACCAATCCCCATTTCCTTGCATCCTCTTCGTCCTTGCAGATGCTTTGACCAGCCCCGCcatggagagctgcagcagcaacgCTTCCGCTAAAGACTTTTTCCTGGTGGGTTTCCCAGCTCTCCAGGATTTCCAGACCccccttttctttgtcttcttgcTGTTCTACCTGCTGATCCTGGTCGGCAATGCCATAATCATCACCGTGGTGGTGGTCGACCGCACACTCCACAAACCCATGTACTTTTTCCTGGTTAACCTCTCCGTGCTCGACGTGCTCTTCACAACCACCACCATTCCCAAGATGCTGGCCATGTTCCTGGCCAACGCTAAAACCATCTCGTTTCggggctgctttctgcagatgtACAGCTTCCATGGGCTGACGGTAACGGAGGCGCTGATCCTGGTCGTTATGGCTTATGACCGCTATGAAGCCATCTGCAACCCGCTGCGCTACGCGGCCAGGATGACGAGGAGAGCAAACGCAGCGCTGGCGGCGGGCGCCTGGATAACCGCGCTGCTGATACCCGTGCCCGTCATCGTGCAGACCTCTCGGCTGGCCTTCAGGGAGGCAGCCAGGGTTCGACACTGCTTCTGTGACCACCTGGCAGTCGTTCAAGCAGCGTGCTCCGACTTCAGGGCCGATTTCCAGAATTTCTTGGGGTTCTCCATCGCTATGACGGTGTCGGTCGTCCCTCTGTTGCTCGTCACCCTCTCCTACGTCCATATCATCCTCTCTGTACTAAAGATCAGCTCCAAAGAAGGACGAGCAAAGGCTTTTTCAACGTGCACTTCCCACCTGCTCGTGGTGGGCACTTACTACTCCTCCATCGCTGTGGCATACGTCTCCTACAGGGCAGACATCCCCGTTGACGTCCATGTCATGAGCAACGttgtcttctgcattttgaCCCCCTTGCTAAACCCCATCATCTACACCTTGCGGAACAAGGAAGTAAAATCTGCGGTTAGAAAGCGTATCTTTCCGAAAACGTCTTCCCtgtctaaaaaaaattaa